In a genomic window of Parambassis ranga chromosome 24, fParRan2.1, whole genome shotgun sequence:
- the LOC114428275 gene encoding uncharacterized protein LOC114428275, whose product MSSVGAGSSLQVHAVRFGPGQELLGSLQAFVEKRGLRAPFIITCVGSVTTAKLRLANATATNTNQVMHLSGRFEIVSLVGTLNPDAHLHICLSDGEGRTFGGHVLGDLEVFTTAEVVLGEAVDLTFSREMDGRTGFPELVVRSKTEEELKALGF is encoded by the exons ATG AGTTCAGTGGGGGCAGGATCGTCCCTGCAGGTCCACGCGGTCCGCTTCGGCCCGGGTCAGGAGCTGCTGGGCTCCCTGCAGGCTTTTGTGGAGAAGAGAGGACTCAGAGCGCCGTTCATCATCACCTGTGTGGGCAGCGTCACCACGGCGAAGCTGAGGCTGGCAAACGCCACggcaacaaacacaaaccag GTGATGCACCTGAGCGGACGCTTTGAGATCGTCTCTCTGGTCGGCACGCTCAACCCTGACGCTCACCTCCACATCTGTCTGTCGGACGGCGAGGGCCGGACGTTCGGCGGCCACGTGCTGGGCGATCTGGAGGTCTTCACCACAGCTGAAGTGGTCCTCGGCGAGGCGGTGGACCTGACGTTCAGCAGGGagatggacggacggacgggTTTCCCCGAGCTGGTGGTCCGAAGTAAGACTGAAGAAGAGCTTAAAGCGTTGGGTTTTTAG
- the LOC114428274 gene encoding uncharacterized protein LOC114428274 gives MSSVGAGSSLQVHAVRFGPGQELLGSLQAFVEKRGLRAPFIITCVGSVTTAKLRLANATATNTNQVMHLSGRFEIVSLVGTLNPDAHLHICLSDGEGRTFGGHVLGDLEVFTTAEVVLGEAVDLTFSREMDGRTGFPELVVRSKTEEELKALGF, from the exons ATG AGTTCAGTGGGGGCAGGATCGTCCCTGCAGGTCCACGCGGTCCGCTTCGGCCCGGGTCAGGAGCTGCTGGGCTCCCTGCAGGCTTTTGTGGAGAAGAGAGGACTCAGAGCGCCGTTCATCATCACCTGTGTGGGCAGCGTCACCACGGCGAAGCTGAGGCTGGCAAACGCCACggcaacaaacacaaaccag GTGATGCACCTGAGCGGACGCTTTGAGATCGTCTCTCTGGTCGGCACGCTCAACCCTGACGCTCACCtccacatctgtctgtctgacggCGAGGGCCGGACGTTCGGCGGCCACGTGCTGGGCGATCTGGAGGTCTTCACCACAGCTGAAGTGGTCCTCGGCGAGGCGGTGGACCTGACGTTCAGCAGGGagatggacggacggacgggTTTCCCCGAGCTGGTGGTCCGAAGTAAGACTGAAGAAGAGCTTAAAGCGTTGGGTTTTTAG